From the bacterium genome, the window GCGCACGCTCACCCGGATCATCGAGCGCGAGCAGCCCGATGTGATCCTGCCAACGGTGGGCGGTCAGACCGCGCTCAATCTGGCCATGCAGTTGTCGGATGCGCGTGTGCTCAAGGATTTCGGCGTCCGGTTGATCGGGGCGCGTCCGGAGACAATCAAAGTCGCCGAGGACCGCCGCATGTTCGCCTCCGCCATGCGCGAGATCGGGCTGGAGGTGACCCGCGGCGTGGTGGTCGCGTCGGTGGCCGATGCGCTGGCGGCGGTCGACACCGTCGGCTTCCCCGCGATCATCCGTCCCTCCTTCACCCTCGGCGGCGCCGGCTCGGGGATCGCCTACAACCGCGAGGAGGTCGAACGGATCGTGCGCTCCGGCCTGGAGATTTCGCCGGTGCATGAGGTCCTGCTCGAGGAGTCGGTGCTCGGCTGGAAGGAATTCGAGTTGGAAGTCATGCGCGACCGGGCCGACAACTTCGTCGTCGTCTGCTCGATCGAGAATGTCGACCCGATGGGGGTGCACACCGGCGACTCGATCACCGTGGCGCCGGCGCTCACCCTGACCGACCGCGAATATCAGATCCTGCGCGATCAGGCGCGCGCCGTCCTCACCCGGGTCGGTGTCGAGACCGGCGGCGCCAACGTGCAGTTTGCCGTCAATCCCGAAGACGGCCGTGTCATTGTCATCGAGATGAATCCGCGGGTGTCGCGGTCCTCGGCGTTGGCCTCGAAGGCGACCGGATTCCCGATCGCCAAGATGGCCGCCAAGCTGGCGGTCGGCTACACGCTCGACGAAATCCCCAACGACATCACCCGCAAGACCCCGGCCTGCTTCGAGCCGACCATCGATTACCATGTGGTGAAGGTCCCCCGGTTCGCCTTCGAGAAGTTCCCCGGCAGCGAGGATGTCCTCGGCACGCAGATGCAGAGCATCGGCGAAACGATGGCGATCGGGCGCACCTTCAAGGAGGCGCTGCAGAAGGGGCTGCGTTCACTGGAGACCGGGCGGTACGGGTTGCGCAGCGAGTCGGCCCCGCCGCTGTCGCCGGATGAGGTTCGGCAGCGGCTGGTCACGCCCAACTCGGCGCGGCTCGATGCGGTGGTGGCGGCCTTCGAGCAGGGCCTGGACGTCGATCAAGTCCACACCCTCAGCCGCATTGACCGATGGTTCCTGCAGGAAATCGCCGATCTGCTTGCGCATGAACGCGACATCCGCCGCGCCGGACCGCTGGTGTCCGCCGTCCAACTGCGCGATGCCAAACGCGCCGGTTTCAGCGACCGTCGCATCGGCCAGCTGATCGGAGCCGATGAGGACTGGGTGCGCGCCCGCCGTCTGACACAGGACATCCGCCCGGTGTACAAGACCGTTGACACCTGCGGCGGCGAATTCCCCGCCGAGACGCCCTACCACTACTCCTGCTACGACGAGGAGAACGAGTCGCGGCGCTCGGAACGGCGTCGGGTGCTGATCCTCGGCGGCGGACCCAACCGCATCGGCCAGGGCATCGAATTTGACTACTGTTGCGTGCATGCCTCCCTGGCGCTGCGCGAAGAGGGGTTTGAGAGCATCATGCTCAACAACAACCCCGAGACCGTCTCGACCGACTACGACACTTCGGACAAGCTGTACTTCGAGCCGCTGACGTTGGAGGATGTGCTCAACGTGGTCGCGCAGGAAGAGCCGGAGGGCGTCATCATTCAGTTCGGCGGCCAGACCCCGCTGAAGCTGGCGCGGGCGCTGCACCGGCATGGCGTGCGCATCCTCGGCACGTCGCCCGAAGCGATCGACCTGGCCGAGGACCGCAAGCGCTGCGGGCAGTTGCTCGATGAATTGGGCGTGCGGACACCGGCCAACGGCATCGCCACCTCGCTGGAGGAGGCGCGGCTGGTCGCGCACCGCATCGGCTACCCGGTGCTTGTGCGGCCCTCCTATGTCCTCGGCGGCCGGGCGATGATGGTGGTCTACGACGAAGAGGAGCTTGAGCGCTTCTTCGACCGGGCGTTGGAGGCCTCCGAACGAAAGCCGGTGCTGATCGACCGCTATCTCGAGGATGCCTTCGAGGTCGACATCGACGCGCTCTGCGACGGCCACGAGGTGGTCATCGGCGGCCTCATGCAGCACATCGAGGAGGCCGGGGTGCATTCTGGCGACTCCAGTTGCGTCCTGCCCAGTTACCTGATCAGCGAGGAGGCGTCGCGGACGATGCGGGAGCAGACCCGGGCGATCGCGCTGGCCATGGGCGTGCGCGGACTGGTCAACATCCAGTTTGCGATCAAGGACGGCGTCGTTTACGTCCTTGAAGTCAACCCGCGCGCCTCACGCACGGTGCCGTTTGTGTCCAAGGCCACCGGTGTGCCGCTGGCCAAGCTGGCGGCGAAGATCGCGGTGGGACGGACGCTCGAATCCCTCGGCGTGATGCGGGAGCCGGCCACGGCCGGCTACTCGGTCAAGGCGAGCGTCTTCCCCTTCAAGAAGATTCCCGGCACCGACCCCTTGCTCGGACCGGAGATGCGCTCCACCGGCGAAGTGATGGGCATCGCCCCGACCTTCGGCGTCGCCTTCGCCAAGGCGCAGCAGGGCGCCGGATTCGCCGTGCCGACCCGCGGCAGCGTCTACATCACCGTCAACGATTTCGACAAGCCGACCGTGCTGCCCATCGCGCAGTCCTTTGTGGAATTGGGGTTCCGTCTGTATGCCACCGGCGGCACGGCGTCGTATTTGTTCCAGCACGGACTGGCGGTCAAGCGCGTGAACAAGCTGAAAGAGGGACGCCCCCATGCCCTCGACCTGCTCAAAAACGGCGAGATCGACATCGTCATCAACACGCCGCTGGGACGTCAGAGTTTCCGTGACGACATGCTGATGCGCCGCGAGTGCCACGCTTCGAGCACCCTGCTGTTGACGACAATGTCCGCCGCGCGCGCCACGGTGGAAGCGATCCGATCGCTCCGCGAAAACACGCTCGAGCCGGTCGCGCTGCAGGACTGGTA encodes:
- the carB gene encoding carbamoyl-phosphate synthase large subunit, which translates into the protein MPKRTDIESILIIGSGPIVIGQACEFDYSGAQAVKTLKAEGYRVILVNSNPATIMTDPELADRTYIEPLNLRTLTRIIEREQPDVILPTVGGQTALNLAMQLSDARVLKDFGVRLIGARPETIKVAEDRRMFASAMREIGLEVTRGVVVASVADALAAVDTVGFPAIIRPSFTLGGAGSGIAYNREEVERIVRSGLEISPVHEVLLEESVLGWKEFELEVMRDRADNFVVVCSIENVDPMGVHTGDSITVAPALTLTDREYQILRDQARAVLTRVGVETGGANVQFAVNPEDGRVIVIEMNPRVSRSSALASKATGFPIAKMAAKLAVGYTLDEIPNDITRKTPACFEPTIDYHVVKVPRFAFEKFPGSEDVLGTQMQSIGETMAIGRTFKEALQKGLRSLETGRYGLRSESAPPLSPDEVRQRLVTPNSARLDAVVAAFEQGLDVDQVHTLSRIDRWFLQEIADLLAHERDIRRAGPLVSAVQLRDAKRAGFSDRRIGQLIGADEDWVRARRLTQDIRPVYKTVDTCGGEFPAETPYHYSCYDEENESRRSERRRVLILGGGPNRIGQGIEFDYCCVHASLALREEGFESIMLNNNPETVSTDYDTSDKLYFEPLTLEDVLNVVAQEEPEGVIIQFGGQTPLKLARALHRHGVRILGTSPEAIDLAEDRKRCGQLLDELGVRTPANGIATSLEEARLVAHRIGYPVLVRPSYVLGGRAMMVVYDEEELERFFDRALEASERKPVLIDRYLEDAFEVDIDALCDGHEVVIGGLMQHIEEAGVHSGDSSCVLPSYLISEEASRTMREQTRAIALAMGVRGLVNIQFAIKDGVVYVLEVNPRASRTVPFVSKATGVPLAKLAAKIAVGRTLESLGVMREPATAGYSVKASVFPFKKIPGTDPLLGPEMRSTGEVMGIAPTFGVAFAKAQQGAGFAVPTRGSVYITVNDFDKPTVLPIAQSFVELGFRLYATGGTASYLFQHGLAVKRVNKLKEGRPHALDLLKNGEIDIVINTPLGRQSFRDDMLMRRECHASSTLLLTTMSAARATVEAIRSLRENTLEPVALQDWYRRIAASPDNIPGPAMKSAVLSAERPQA